One genomic region from Salinicola endophyticus encodes:
- a CDS encoding AI-2E family transporter yields MSPGQEPAFRNIPFHLMLTLASLTIIVSGLRAAEALIIPILLSIFIAVICASPVHWLYRRGMNSYAAVLITLLILGGLLALFGTLLGNSVAMFMERWPQMQQELQGHYLSLLEWLAHQGMSVSPRELSSMIDDSQDQGWISAFLSGLGVVLSQSLVILLMVNFMLFETLDFRQKVARALANPGPSLERFTEFSYNLKRYMAVKTVVSLITGALVTLAAWLVGVEFALLWGALAFILNYIPNIGSVIAAVPPVLLTLSMPDGGMVKALTLSGAYLAINFVIGNLVEPRVMGRTMGLSTLVAFLSLVVWGWILGPVGMLLSVPLTMTLKIALDSHPETRWIAKMLGPSERRQRRLRKTQRALDELEDELDS; encoded by the coding sequence ATGTCGCCAGGGCAGGAACCGGCGTTTCGCAACATACCCTTTCATCTGATGCTGACACTGGCATCGCTGACGATCATCGTGTCGGGCCTGCGGGCGGCCGAGGCGCTGATCATTCCGATCCTGCTGTCGATCTTCATTGCCGTGATCTGCGCCTCGCCGGTGCACTGGCTCTATCGCCGTGGCATGAACTCCTATGCAGCGGTGCTGATCACGCTGCTGATTCTGGGCGGGTTGCTGGCGCTGTTCGGCACCCTGCTGGGCAATAGTGTCGCCATGTTCATGGAGCGCTGGCCCCAGATGCAGCAGGAGCTGCAGGGGCACTATCTGAGTCTGCTCGAGTGGCTGGCGCACCAGGGGATGTCGGTCTCGCCGCGAGAGCTCTCCAGCATGATCGACGACTCCCAGGATCAGGGCTGGATCTCGGCCTTCCTGAGCGGGCTGGGGGTGGTGCTGTCGCAGAGTCTGGTGATCCTGTTGATGGTCAACTTCATGCTGTTCGAGACCCTCGATTTCCGCCAGAAGGTAGCGCGTGCCCTGGCCAATCCGGGGCCCAGCCTGGAGCGCTTCACCGAGTTCAGTTACAACCTCAAGCGCTATATGGCGGTCAAGACGGTGGTCAGCCTGATCACTGGTGCCCTGGTGACACTGGCAGCTTGGCTGGTGGGGGTCGAGTTTGCCCTGCTGTGGGGCGCGCTGGCCTTCATTCTCAACTACATCCCCAACATCGGCTCGGTGATCGCGGCGGTGCCGCCGGTACTGCTGACCCTGTCGATGCCGGACGGTGGCATGGTCAAGGCGCTCACGCTCTCGGGTGCCTATCTGGCGATCAACTTCGTGATCGGCAACCTGGTCGAACCGCGGGTCATGGGGCGAACCATGGGGCTATCGACGCTGGTGGCCTTTCTCTCGCTGGTGGTGTGGGGTTGGATTCTAGGGCCGGTGGGCATGCTGCTCTCGGTGCCGCTGACGATGACGCTGAAGATCGCCCTGGACAGTCATCCCGAGACACGCTGGATCGCCAAGATGCTGGGACCCTCGGAGCGTCGCCAGCGGCGGCTGCGCAAGACCCAGCGGGCGCTGGATGAGCTCGAGGACGAGCTCGACTCGTGA
- the trxA gene encoding thioredoxin → MSNNVDVTTANFEQEVLKSDKPVLLKFWAPWCGPCKMMAPVVDEVADEKADDIKVVSVNVDDAPEIASEHGVRGVPTVMLFKSGAKVASLVGAQSKSQLTQFIEQNG, encoded by the coding sequence ATGTCCAACAACGTCGATGTCACCACCGCGAATTTCGAGCAGGAAGTACTCAAGTCCGACAAGCCGGTGCTGCTGAAGTTCTGGGCGCCGTGGTGCGGTCCGTGCAAGATGATGGCTCCGGTCGTCGATGAGGTGGCCGATGAGAAGGCCGACGACATCAAGGTCGTCAGCGTCAATGTCGACGACGCCCCGGAGATCGCCTCCGAACACGGCGTGCGCGGCGTGCCCACCGTCATGCTGTTCAAGTCCGGCGCCAAGGTCGCTTCGCTGGTCGGTGCGCAGTCCAAGTCACAGCTGACCCAGTTCATCGAGCAGAACGGCTGA
- the pstB gene encoding phosphate ABC transporter ATP-binding protein PstB — protein sequence MTVDFNLNANPNAAEASSAPQARAASKLRVKDLNLYYGQFQALKDITMEIPERQVTAFIGPSGCGKSTLIRCFNRIHDLYEGIRTEGQILLDSHDIYGSGVDLNLLRARIGMVFQKPTPFPMTVFDNVAFGIRLYEKLSQRELEERVEWALRKAALWEEVKDKLKQSGQALSGGQQQRLCIARTIAVKPEVILLDEPTSALDPISTGYIEDLINELKKDYTIVIVTHNMQQAARISDITAFMYLGSLIECDDTTKIFTQPKESRTEDYITGRYG from the coding sequence ATGACCGTCGATTTCAATCTCAACGCCAACCCGAACGCTGCCGAGGCGTCGAGCGCGCCCCAGGCACGGGCCGCGTCCAAGCTTCGCGTCAAGGACCTGAACCTCTACTACGGCCAGTTTCAGGCGCTCAAGGACATCACCATGGAGATCCCCGAGCGCCAGGTGACGGCGTTCATCGGGCCCTCCGGCTGTGGCAAGTCGACCCTGATCCGCTGCTTTAACCGCATCCATGATCTCTACGAGGGGATTCGTACCGAAGGGCAGATTCTGCTCGACAGCCACGATATCTACGGCTCCGGGGTCGACCTGAACCTGCTGCGTGCGCGCATCGGCATGGTATTCCAGAAGCCGACGCCGTTCCCGATGACGGTGTTCGACAACGTCGCCTTCGGGATTCGACTCTACGAGAAGCTCTCCCAGCGCGAGCTGGAGGAGAGGGTCGAGTGGGCGCTGCGCAAGGCCGCCCTGTGGGAGGAGGTCAAGGACAAGCTCAAGCAGAGCGGCCAGGCGCTCTCCGGCGGTCAGCAGCAGCGTCTGTGCATTGCTCGCACCATTGCGGTGAAGCCGGAAGTGATCCTGCTCGATGAGCCCACCTCGGCCCTCGACCCGATCTCCACCGGCTACATCGAGGATCTGATCAACGAGCTCAAGAAGGACTACACGATCGTCATCGTGACCCACAACATGCAGCAGGCGGCGCGGATTTCCGACATTACCGCTTTCATGTATCTGGGCAGCCTGATCGAATGCGACGATACCACCAAGATCTTCACCCAGCCCAAGGAGAGCCGCACCGAGGACTACATCACCGGCCGCTACGGCTGA
- the pstA gene encoding phosphate ABC transporter permease PstA — MQTHTTPLYRRRKLLNRLVMAACIGATLIGFVFLFAILLTLVTKGLSAISPSIFIERTRMNGGGLGNAIWGTFVMTSLATILGTVIGVAAGTWLAEYGNKGLLPKVIRFINDILLSAPSIIIGLFIYAVVVVPMGSFSAWAGVLSLTVIIVPVVIRSTEDMLRLIPNSLREAAAALGAHRWWIIVRVCYSGARAGILTGILLGFARISGETAPLLFTSLNSNQWNFFNLDSEMANLPMTIYQNMTINAFIPDLVSLAWGGALILTAAILILNIAARYFSRQRT, encoded by the coding sequence ATGCAGACTCACACGACGCCGCTCTATCGCCGGCGCAAGCTGCTCAATCGACTGGTCATGGCCGCCTGTATCGGTGCCACCCTGATCGGATTCGTATTCCTGTTCGCGATTCTTCTGACGCTCGTGACCAAGGGCCTCAGCGCGATCTCGCCCTCGATCTTCATCGAGCGTACGCGCATGAACGGTGGTGGCCTGGGCAATGCGATCTGGGGGACCTTCGTGATGACCTCGCTGGCCACCATCCTGGGCACCGTGATCGGCGTGGCCGCGGGTACTTGGCTGGCGGAGTACGGCAACAAGGGCCTGCTGCCCAAGGTGATCCGCTTCATCAACGATATCCTGCTGTCGGCACCCTCGATCATCATCGGTCTGTTCATCTACGCGGTGGTGGTGGTGCCCATGGGCAGCTTCTCCGCCTGGGCCGGGGTGCTGTCGCTCACGGTGATCATCGTGCCGGTGGTGATCCGTTCCACCGAAGACATGCTGCGTCTGATTCCCAACTCGCTGCGCGAGGCGGCGGCGGCGCTGGGTGCCCACCGCTGGTGGATCATCGTGCGTGTCTGCTACAGCGGTGCGCGTGCCGGCATTCTGACCGGTATCCTGCTCGGGTTCGCCCGTATCAGTGGCGAGACGGCACCACTGCTGTTCACCTCGCTGAACTCCAATCAGTGGAACTTCTTCAATCTCGACAGCGAGATGGCCAACCTGCCGATGACCATCTACCAGAACATGACGATCAACGCTTTCATCCCCGACCTGGTGTCGCTGGCGTGGGGTGGGGCGCTGATCCTGACGGCCGCCATTCTGATCCTCAACATCGCGGCGCGTTACTTCTCGCGTCAACGCACCTGA
- the pstC gene encoding phosphate ABC transporter permease subunit PstC translates to MATPQAIQTGGGLGGLSEATRRRLQRKARIDVWFERTLFAFAFAVLLLLGAIIASLIASSWPALERYGLEFFTENRWAANVEVFGALPAIYGTLLTSLIAIVIAVPISFGIAIFLTERCPNVLRQPLSTLIELLAGIPSIIYGMWGMEVLAPLLRTWFPSVFPAGTGLATAGIILAVMIIPFITAVSRDVINTVPAVMRESAYGLGCTTWEVARRVILPSVKGGLVGGVVLGLGRALGETMAVTFVIGNNLFLNTTLTGQGTSIAALIANQFSESDGTQRSALLALGLILFLITFAVLAFARYLLRNSTGRHA, encoded by the coding sequence ATGGCCACCCCCCAAGCGATTCAAACCGGCGGCGGTCTGGGCGGACTGAGCGAGGCCACCCGCAGGCGGCTTCAGCGCAAGGCACGCATCGACGTGTGGTTCGAGCGCACGCTGTTTGCCTTCGCCTTCGCGGTGCTGCTGCTACTCGGGGCGATCATCGCCTCGCTGATCGCTTCCAGCTGGCCGGCGCTCGAGCGCTACGGCCTGGAGTTCTTCACCGAGAATCGCTGGGCGGCCAACGTCGAAGTGTTCGGCGCCTTGCCCGCCATCTACGGAACCCTGCTGACCTCCTTGATTGCGATCGTCATTGCGGTTCCCATCTCCTTCGGCATCGCCATCTTCCTGACCGAGCGCTGTCCGAACGTTCTGCGCCAGCCTCTCAGCACACTGATCGAGCTGCTGGCCGGTATTCCTTCGATCATCTACGGCATGTGGGGCATGGAAGTGCTGGCCCCGCTGCTGCGTACCTGGTTTCCTTCGGTATTTCCCGCCGGCACCGGCCTGGCCACGGCCGGCATCATTCTGGCGGTGATGATCATTCCGTTCATCACCGCGGTGAGCCGCGACGTCATCAATACGGTACCGGCGGTGATGCGTGAATCCGCCTATGGCCTTGGTTGCACCACCTGGGAAGTCGCACGCCGGGTCATCCTGCCTTCGGTCAAGGGCGGCCTGGTGGGTGGCGTGGTACTCGGACTGGGGCGGGCCCTGGGCGAGACCATGGCGGTGACCTTCGTGATCGGCAACAACCTGTTCCTGAACACCACGCTCACCGGGCAGGGCACCTCGATCGCGGCCCTGATCGCCAACCAGTTCTCCGAGTCGGACGGCACTCAGCGCTCGGCGCTGCTGGCACTCGGCCTGATTCTGTTCTTGATCACCTTCGCCGTGCTGGCGTTTGCGCGCTACCTGCTGCGCAACAGCACCGGTCGCCACGCCTGA